The window CCGTGGTCATTAATCCTTCTATAATAACAAAGTTATCATTCATTACTTTGGCAATGGGAGCTAAACAGTTGGTAGTGCAAGAAGCATTTGAAACAACGTCCATATTAGCTTGATAGGATTTATGGTTAACACCCATTACGAATGTAGGGGTATCATCTTTTGCCGGTGCCGACATTACTACACGTTTTGCACCAGCTTTAATATGAGCGGCAGCTTTATCTTTCTCCAAAAATAATCCAGTAGATTCAACGATGTATTCAGCACCTATCTCGTTCCACTTTAAATTAGCGGGATCTTTTTCGGCAGTAACACGGATAGTTTTTCCGTTCACCACCAAATGGCCATTGGCAACCGAAACGTCGCCTTTAAATACGCCGTGTGTAGAGTCGTACTTAAGCATATAAGCCATGTAATCAGGGTCTATCAAATCATTGATTCCCACAATTTCTACCTCAGGGTTGTTTATAGCAGCCCTAAAAACTAATCGGCCAATACGGCCAAATCCGTTGATTCCAACTTTCATGTTATTGATTTTTAGTTAATTATTAAATATGATATATCGCAGCAAAAGTACCATCAAATATTTTGTATGGAAAGAAATATTTGCATTTATCAAAAAAAAATCTACCTTTGCAGCCCGATAAAATAAAAATGGCCCGTTCGTCTATCGGTTAGGACACCAGGTTTTCATCCTGGTAAGAGGGGTTCGACTCCCCTACGGGCTACTTAAAAAAAGGACAAGTTATAAAATAACTTGTCCTTTTTTCATTTTCATAGTTTTTATTATTGACGTTTCAATATGATGAATCCCCTAATTTCGCCGCCAAATGTCTAATATCGTATTACGGGCAATTACCGGAACTTTGTTTGTGTCCTTAATGGTGGCCTCCACCCAATTGCCTTGGTTATTTGATATAATTTGTGTGGTGTTTCCTGCTTTGTGTGTGTGGGAACTTTGCAGAATGTTTGGATATAATATTTGGGTTTCCATAATTTCGGTAGTTGGCCTTTTTGGAATAATAGCTGTTAGACTCGGTTATATTGAGCAGATTTCTAATTATCTTTTTACTCCTTTTATATTTGTATTCCTTGTCGTTGGCACTGCCTCAAAACAAAAAGGCATCAAAATATCTTCTATAACAATTGTAGGTATTGTATATATTACACTTAGTTTTTTATTCTATAATAATTTAGTCCATATTAGTATAGATAATCTTAAATACGAATCTATTATTTGTTTCGATAATACCTATATCCTTTGTATGCTCATCTTCATTTGGATCAATGATTCGTTTGCTTATTTAATAGGAAGAAGAATTGGCAAAACACCATTGGCTCCACGCATATCTCCAAAGAAAACTATTGAAGGCACATTGGGTGGCTTAGTATGCACCATACTAGCAGCCATCGCCCTTAAATACATATATACAATACCCGATGGAAACTGGTTTTATGTATGGGCTTTGTTAGTGAGTATCTCTGCTACTGTAGGCGATTTAATAGAATCGAAAGTAAAACGAATTGCAGGGGTCAAAGATTCTGGAAATTTGTTGCCCGGCCATGGTGGTTTTTTGGATAGACTTGATGCCATGCTGTTTTGTAGTATTGTATCCTTTCTGTTTTTCAAGTTTGTGCCTTTGTTCTGAATAACTTTCCCGAATGGAGAAAGTTTTTGCAGGTAATTTTGTGCCGTGTTTCATTCCTCCATATTGGTTGGTGAGTGCACCTCCCGATAGCAATTGGGACACGGACAATATAACTTTTATATATAATTCATGAGCGACAACGTAAAAATCAATAGGGCATTAATTTCAGTTTATTATAAAGATGGGCTTGAACCTATCGTGAAAAAATTACACGAACTGGGCGTAGAAATTTGCAGTACGGGCGGCACGCAAACATTTGTGGAAGCTATGGGCATTCCTGTTACTCCTGTTGAATCGCTTACAGGTTATCCATCTATATTGGGTGGACGTGTAAAGACTTTGCACCCTGGTGTGTTTGGCGGAATATTGGGCAGAAGGGAGAATGAAAGTGATGTACAAGAAATGGAGCAACTCCATATAAAACCTATCGATTTAATTATCGTAGATTTATATCCATTTGAAGAGACCGTTGCCTGTTGTAGTACCGAAGCTGATATTATAGAAAAAATAGATATCGGTGGTGTGTCGTTGATAAGAGCTGCTGCCAAAAATTTCCAGCATACGGTTATAATTTCTTCCAAAAATGACTATGATTATTTACTGGAAATTTTGAACAGGCAAGATGGCAGTTCAACCACTGCAGAACGCAAAGAATTAGCCAAGCGTGCCTTCTATACCACCAATCATTATGATGGAGCTATATTCAAATATTTCAACCAAGAACCGCTTGCTTATTTTAGTGAAAGCTATAATAATCCTACGCCATTACGTTATGGTGAAAATCCTCACCAACAAGCTGCTTTTTTTGGAAACATCAATGATATATTTGAGCAAATACAGGGCAAAGAAATTAGTTATAATAATATAGTAGATGCGGAAGCCGCAGTTGAATTATTGGCCGAATTTGCAGAGCCCGCTTGCGTGATTATAAAACATACAAACCCATGCGGAACCGCAGTGAGGGCAACTGCTTTGGAAGCATGGCAAGCCGCATTGGCCGGCGACCCTGTATCGGCATTCGGAGGCATTATAGCCATTAATCGTGAAGTAGATGCCGCCCTTGCAAAGGAGATAGACAAAATATTTTTTGAGATATTAATTGCCCCTAGTTTCTCGGCAGAAGCTATGGAAATATTTGCCTCCAAAAAGAACAGAACTTTATTAAAGTTGAAAGATTTTGAACGCGGCAACTGGCAATACAAATCAGTATTAAATGGAGTGCTGGTGCAACAAAAAGATAATAAGCAAGAGCAAGAAACGGAACTTAATTATATAACAAATACAAAACCTTCTGCTGCACAAATAGAAGATTTATTATTTGCAAACCGCTTGGTGAAAAATGCAAAATCAAACACTATTATCCTTGCCAAAGATAAACAATTATTGGGTTTAGGATGCGGTATGACCTCGCGTATTGATGCACTGAAACATGCATTGAACAAAGCTGCCGAATTTGGCATGGACCTAAACGGTGCAGTAATGGCCAGCGATGCTTTTTTCCCCTTCCCCGATTGTGTGGAGTTAGCCCACCAATATGGCATTGCCGCTATTATACAACCCGGTGGTAGTATTAAAGATCAACTCTCTATCGATTATTGTAATAAACATAATTTACCTATGGTGATTACAGGGTATAGGCATTTTAAGCATTGAGATGAGGTGCGGGTTATCAGTTGCGGTTTGTGCGAAACCTACGGTGAGTTAGCAGCCTCAACCGTCCTTCTCCGAAGGGGAAGGACGGTACTACTTGCGTAAATTTTAATTTTATACATAGAATAATGGAATACGCATAACCGTGCCGTCTCTCCCCAATAAAATTACTGCCATGTACCTTTAGGTGGATGAGGTGCAGATAGATAAGGGAGTCAGGTGAGACACCAGCCCAAAAATAAATTCGCATCGTATTTGTTTTCCTCTTAGTATTGCCCCACAATACCTGTAAAACAAAAACCTTTATCCCCATGCCTTCAAACGCCATAATTAATGGCCTGTTAAGCGGGCAAAACTACTTCTTCCGTGCAGCATCGTTGAGTGCTGATGGCAACATTAACTGGAGCGTAACTAAGAAGTATATAGTGCAGTAAAAAAAATAGGGACAAGCCGAACACCCTTTAAGAAGCAGGCTCAATTAAATTATAAGTAAGATGAAAAAAAATAAATTACATCACAAAACACTATTGCTATTTGCAATGGTATTCTTATTCTCAACAGCTTCAATTTATTCTCAAACCTCTGTTTACAGAGCAAAAATTTGTTATCGTAACACTTCAGCAGAAATGACAGTTGTTAGAAATACTGATGGTTCTTTAACAGTAACTGCAGTTGATGTTTCATCACAATCAACCGACAAAGTGATTCACAAAACAATTTCGCCGGTAACTCACATTAGTAACTGCATCCATATAGCTACTACAGGTGTAACATGGTGGATACCATTTGATAAAAATAGATTACCTGAGAAACAAGTAGGAGGTGGCTTAAGAGATATAGAATGTCCTTGCCCGAGCGTTAATACCGCTGAATCATGTACAATTCATGATCTTGGAGAAGATTTAGAGTGCCAAACTGGTACTTGTGATGTTTGCTGTGATGGGGTTTATGGTGATTGTGGTGGTGGTGGCCCAAATCCTTCCGCAACAATGAAAGGGGCTGGAATTTTTATCCAAGCGATAACAATTACATATAATAGTGTTGTTTATCAATAATAATATGTGGCTAAACAAATTAACAAAGGGAATAAAATTAATTTTATTCCCTTTGTTAATTTACGCAAAACCCTTCTATTCGTATTCGCAGACCTATATACAATTGGATAATTATTTTGAAAAGATAAATAAAATAAAAAGCATAGAAGCGACCTACATATCCAACACTAAACCCCTGCTGCAAAATGATACAGCCCAAGTAAAAGTCCACTGTAAAATATCACACAGAAATGAAAATGACACTAGCTATATTTTCTATTTTTATATAGAAGGAAGTCAGAACAATTACTATTACGATGGAGAAATATTTTATATTGTTAATGATGATAGTATAAAAAAAATTCGTTCATATAAACAAAACTGGAAAAGAATAAGACAAGAAATAGCTCACGTTAATTTTACACCAATTACTGATAAGGGCCAATTATTATTAGGTTTAAATAAGAGAGCAGAAAAAAAAATAACTGAAAAAGACCGAAACAATTTCGAGATTAATTATAGTGAGAAAGTTAGAGGCGGGGATTTATTAATACGTAAATTTTGTTTTTCACCAAATAGTGTTTTCCCAACTGAATATACTTTCATTTCAAATGCCTTACAGGATCTTCAGTATTGGAATTACAAAATGATAGCCATTGACACAAATAAGTTTTTATTTGAGACTTTAAGAAATGAAATTAATGACAGCATAAACATAAGAATTCAGAATGGATATAAATTGATTGCCAATACAAATTATGAAATGAAAAAAGATGAAAAAGAAGACTGTTCGACACAGGGAGCAATTTTCCAAACTTTAAATATCTCATTTTTAAATCTGACAGTCAAAATCTTTATTCAGAAAAATCCGACATACTGATACTAGATTTTTGGTACATACAGTGTGCACCTTGCCACATGGCATTTCCTAAATTAAATGAAATATTTGAAGAGTATAAGGACAGAAAAGTTAATATAATTTCTATCAATCCACTCAACAATTCTACTAAAGATTCAATTATGACCAATTTAACCATTTCAAGAAATAAGTTGAATTTTCAAATTGGTTTTTGTGCAAACTCATTGACAAAAAATTTAAAACTACAATCTTATCCAACTCTTTATATTTTAGATAAGAATAAAAAAATACTATATAGCCATATTGGTTACAATGAAACTGATTATAAGATAAATATTAAAACAATTTTGGATAAATATTTAAATTAACTCACGTTCAGATAGATTTTGCAATCCCACAAGAGAGAAAAGGATCTATAATGCCTCTATAATTAACGAACCCTTGCCAAACAGCAAGGGCTGGTTTGTTTATAAAGTTACAACAAATAATTAATTTTCGCATTCAACGTTTAGGTATTAAACTTGTAGTGATTAATAAACACTAAATTGAAAGACTATAAAAAATATTATATAATACCCGCTGCACCCGATGATGTATATAAAGCACTTACAAATGAGGCGACGTTGCAATTGTGGACAGGTGAACAAGCAGAAATGATTACTGAGATTGGTTCAGAATTCTCGTTGTGGGAAGGAAGTATTACAGGCAAAAACTTGGAGTTTGAAGAAGGGAAAAAACTAGTACAGCAGTGGTATTTTGGGGAACAAATAGAACCTTCGATAGTAACTATTATATTACACCCAAACAAGGATGGGACCTCAGCAGAACTGAGACATACCAATATTCCAGACGAAGCTTATAATGATATAGTAAGCGGCTGGAATGAGAATTATTTTGGAGATTTGCAGGAATTTTACGAGGCGGAATAATACCGAAACTCAATATACAATTTTCCAAAAGAAGGGGGACTTATACCAATCCGCTTTGTAGAATGGCGAAAGATTATAAAAGATGCTTCATAAAAAAACCCGACTGCTTACAATCGGGTTTTTTACTATATTATATAGATATATTAACGTCTTGGGGGTGCCATTATTCCACCGCCTGGCGGCATGGGAGGAGGAATTACAATGTTTAATTTTTTCATTACCAAAGCAGTTAAATCATCGGCAGGGTTAAAATAATAAGCAACCTGCTTGTCAACTATTGAAGAGAAACCCTTTTCTTTGGCTACTTCTTCTATCACCTTGCGTACTTTTAAATTCAAAGGTTTCAATAATGATTCTTGAGTTTGTGTAATATTTTCTCTATATAATTCACTATACGTTTGAATTCTTTGTTGCATTTGTTGCAATTCTCCTTCTTTAATTTCAAGTTCTTTGGGCGTCATGCGAGCTTTATTGGAGTCGAGCTTCATGCTCTTAGAAATCAATTCGGCTTTTTGTCCTTCTAATTGGTCGCTATAATATTGTTGCAAAGAATCTAATTGCAACCTTACATTCTTAATTTCAGGAAGCAGGTACAATATTGAATCATAGTTTACGAAGCCTACTTTTTGAGCTGAGGCAATTTTCCCAGTGGCCAATAACGCTATACATAGCAAGGCTTTGGATAAGTTTTTTAATTTTAACATGTTGTTTTTATTGATAATTTATTTGTTTTAGTGATAATAAGCGGCAAAAGTAGCCCAAAGGTTGCATGTAGGAAAAATTATTTCTTGGGGCCATTCGGCGGAGGTACTTGGCCTCCTCCTTTGGGCGTAATTTCTTCTTTAGGAGTGATGCCCATTTCTTGCAATACGTCATCGCTTTTATCAAATTTGGCATTGGAGTATAACATTACCACCTCGCCCGATTTGTCGAAAATAAAATCGTAGCCCCCCTTTTTCGCTACTTTTTGTATGGCATCAAAAACTTTATCTTGAATAGGTTTTACTAGTTCCATTCTCTTTTTAAATAATTCTCCATCGGCTGAAAATTTGGCTTTCTGAAAATCTTTTGCAGCTTTCTCTTTATCATCGATACCACGTTCTCTACGTTGACGAACTTCTTCGGTAAGAAGTACTTTTTCATCCTGATACTCACGATACATTTTCGCTATTTCTGCCATTTTTGCATCTAAATCTTTTTGCCATTGCTCCGCCAAATCATCTAATTGCTTTTGGGCAGATCGGTATTCAGGCATTTGACTTAATATATATTCCGAATCTACATAAGCAAATTTTTGTGCTGATGCCTTGCTGCCTAGTAAAGCTATAGCACACAAAGCCAAAAGTATTTTTTTCATTATCGTAAATATTAAAATTGCTGACCTAAGAAAAAGTGGGTTTGCCACTTGTTTATTGGGTTGGCCGAATTCGTATCAAAATTATAGGCATAATCTAATCCCAACAAACCGAACATGGGTAAAAACAACCTGATGCCCATACCTGCTGCACGGTATGTTGCAAACGGGTTATATGATTTAAAACTATTATATCCATTTGCTGCTTCCACAAATCCGACACCGTAAAATGTGAGCGAGGGCGATAATACTGCAGGGAAGCGAAGCTCCATGGTAAATCTATTATATATTGAAGAAGGATATCCATCGGGGTGCACACTCAGTGAACCTCCATCATTATATCCACGGGCTGATATTACTTCCCTGCCATCGAGGTTAAAACCTGTTAAACCACTGCCCCCTAGTGAGTATCTATTGAATGGTGGTGTGCCTTTATTTGCTGAATAATTACCGATGAATCCAAAATTAGCCCGCGTAGCCAATACCAATTTATCAAAAATGGTGGTATACCACTTTGCATTGAATTTCCATTTGTGATATTCCAAAAACTTGAGGCGTTCCGCTTCTGGAAGAGCCTCATAATTTTTATTGGTGAACTTTGAGTAGGGAACAGTTACTTGCACTGAGAACATGAAATCGGAACCCGAACGCGGGTATATAGGTTCGTTCACCGAAGTGCGAGAGATGACCATAGAAGTATTGATATCGTTAAAAATACCGTCAGGCAAGGGTTTACCTGTGCCAAATGAGAATTTATTATTATTAAATCTTTGATAATTTACCGAATTCATGATTGTAAAATAATCATCGGGTTTTTTCAATCTTCGGCCAAGCGATACTGTAAAACCTGTTGTTTTAAGTTTGGGTGCATCGGGTTGTGCTGTAATGGAATAACTTTGAACGGAACGATAGGCACTAATGGTAAATGAATTGGGCCTTTTGCCTCCCAACCAAGGTTCCGTAAATGAGAAATTGGTAGACCTCCAAGTGCTGCCATTGGATTGAGCTCTAATTTGTAGCCTTTGCCCATCGCCCCCTGGCAATGGTGTCCATTCCTTTTTCTTCAGCATTTTCTTAGCGGAGAAATTATTTAAAGTCAGTCCTAAAACACCAACCAAACCTCCAAAACCTCCATAACCTCCAGAAAGTTCTATTTGGTCGCTCGATTTTTCTTCTACTGTAAACTCAATATCAACAGTTCCCGTAGTAGCATTTGGCATAGGGTTTACACCTATCTTCTCGGGATCGAAATACGTGAGTTGTGCTAGTTCCCTGATAGATCTTGACACATCGCTACGGCTAAACTTATAACCGGGCCTCACATATAGTTCGCGTAAAATAACATGGTCACTGGTTTTGGTATTGCCTTTAATAGTTACATTGTTTACAATAGCTTGGGGTCCTTCGGTCATTCTTACTTCTATGTCGATACTGTCATTTTCAACCAGCACTTCCACAGGGGTGGCATTATAGAACAAATAGCCATCATCCATATATAACGATGCAACATCTAACCCCGATGGGTTCATGCTCATGCGTGATTCGAGCAATGATTGATTATATACATCACCACGTTTTATTCCCAACACCGTATCAAGTTTGTTGTTTGAGTATTTTGTATTTCCAGTCCAGTATATATACCTAAAAAAGTATTGATGCCCTTCCTCTATATTTATTTGCAAATTGATTTTATTGCTGCTGTATATATAGGTGGTGTCGCTAACAATTTGAGCATCTCTATAACCCATAGCTAAATACTTTTCTACAATTGCTTTTTTGTCTTTTTCAAAATCACTTTCTATATATTTTGATTTTTTAAATACGTTCCAATTTACCTTTTTTGTTTCTTTAAGCATCTGTCGCAATTTATAGTTAGAAACATGTTGGTTTCCTGTAAATATAATATCATTTATTTTAATGCGTTTACCTTTAGTTACAGATATTTTTAGCGTTACATAATTTTTACGGTGGTCTTTCTCTTCTTTAATATCAACCGTAGTATTCATATACCCTTTTTTATAAAAATATGATATAGTTTCATTTCTGGTTTTGTTAATCAGATTCTCGTTTACTATATGACCTGTTTTTAAAAAACCACCCAATTCCTCCCGTAATTTTTTGTTGTCTTTTTTACTTAAGTTGGTGGCATAGGCCGACAACCTGGGCTTCTCCACAAAATGTATTTCTAACCATGCTTTACCGTTATCCACTTTAGCCAAATAAATTTTTATATCTTCAAATAAATTTTGTTTCCAGAGTATTTCAATTGCTTTGCTAATTTCCTCGCCTGGAATTTTAATTGTTTTACCAATATTTAGGCCAGAGAGTATCTGTAGTGAGTTTTTATCTAAAAAATTAACACCTACTATGTCTACATTGGCAATTTCATATAATTGAGGTTGTGAATATTCGAGCACATTTTTGTTGGTGTCCATTTCATCAGCCTGTGCAAATACAGAACTAATACCCATAGTAAATGAGAATAATAGCCCGAATATATAAAAAGTAAGGGTTTTAGTTTTTTTCATGCTCATTGGCTACTAATTGTTCGCTTGTTTTTCCAAATCTTCTTTCGCGGCTTTGATAATCTAGTAATGCTTCGTATAAATGTTCACGAGTGAAATCGGGCCATAATGTTTCGGTAAAATAAAACTCGCTATAAGCAATCTCCCACAATAAAAAATTGCTTACCCTATGTTCTCCGCTCGTACGAATCAAAAGCTCGGGGTGAGGCCATTGTGCAGTGCTCAAATGATTGTTTATTGCCATCTCGTCCACTTCAAACGGTTTGATTTCACCTAGGGTTACACGTTCGCAAATTTTCCTAACTGCATTTACAATATCCCATTTAGAACTATAGCTAAGGGCCAATACCAAATCCATGTGGTCATTGTCCTTTGTGGCTTCGCATGCTTCCATCAATGCATTGCTACATTTAATAGGCAAACGTTCTAATTGCCCCATGGTGTGCAGCTTAATTTTATTTTTTTGCAAAGTGGGCATTTCGTGCTTTATGGTTTTCACCAATAGCTCCATCAAAGCATTTACTTCAATAGCAGGCCTGCTCCAGTTTTCGGTTGAAAACGCATACAGTGTAAGGCACTTAACTCCTAGTTCTGCAGAAGATTCACATACTTCTCGCACAGAGTTCACCCCATTTTGATGTCCGAATATTCTAAATTTGCCCTTGCCTTTAGCCCATCGTCCATTACCATCCATTATGATGGCGATATGTGTAGGTATTTTTGTTAAATCTATCTGCGATTTTAAGGACATTGGTAATAAGAAACTGAATGACGATTAACAGCAAAGGTATTAAAAACCGCCTTTCTTGCAGGAATATTTTACTACCCTATATGATAATGAGACTCCTATAGTGTAATACCAATCTTTATTATTGGGGTTTCCCCGTTGTTTTCCTTCAAAACTTAAGTTTACATCGTTGTTAATCTCACCTGATCGGTCATATAAATTTACGGTCATCATACGCTCGGCCATGGTTTGTTGATCATTGAATTTTATCAAATCTGTCTGCTTTGGATAAAACTTGCTTACGTCATCTAAATAATCAGTACCTGTTTTACGCCAAAAACATTCAAGGCCAAGAACCAAGTTTTTGTTTAAAAAATATTTAAATCCTCCACCAATTGGCAAAGCCCAATTAATCCTTTGGTAGTTGCTATTATGCCTCAGCAGTTGACCCTCTGTACCATAAGGTCTCAACGAGTATGCAGAGGCTCTATAATTGGCTTTGGGTTCATGATAAAACATATTAAATCCTAAACAAAAGAATGGGCTAAACCTGTGTGAGAATTTATCGAAGCCAAATTTTTGAAAATGGAACTCAGTCATACCACTTATTTCTATTATTTGAGAAAAGAATTGCAAATTACGTGTGCGGTTAAAACTCCAAATAGAATCGGCTCCTGATATATTACCATAATTAATTCCTAACCGATGGGCAAAATAACTGCTTTGGTTATAACGATAAAATATTCCACATTGGGGATGAAACTGGCTGATTTTAAGCCCTGGAGATAAATCACCCATATAATTCATCATCCCACCTTGAACTCCCCATTCGTGTCTGTCAGATTTAATCTGTGCCAAAGTGAACAGTGGGGTAAAAAGGGCTATATATATTATTATTCTTTTCAAGTATTAAAAACTAGTACATTTAATGCCTGGCAATGGAAAACGATAACAAAGACTGACGGTGGCAAATAAGAAAAAATCGGCAGGGGTGTTTTTATTTCCTCTAGAAACCTTGTCAACTGTATCGGGGTCGTCAGTAATTTTTTTATACTGGGCCGACCATGGTGTAACTTCTCCTGATCTATCTGAAAGTTGGGCTGCTGGATTATCGCTTCCTTGGTTTTGTTTCAAAAATTCTGGTTCTACATAAGCATTACTGCTCACATCATCTAAGTAGTCAGTAAATGTAGTTCTAAACCCTATTTCCATGCTTGCATTCCAATTATCATTAAATCTAAGTTTCAACCCTGCTCCTAATGGCAAACCCAATTGTGATAGTTCATAAGAGCGTCTATCTTGATACTGGGTAGAACCTTGCCCTTCGGTGCCTAAGGGTTGTAGTTCGTACCATTTCCCATTATAGTATGTTTGCGGATTGAATTTAAAAACATTAATACCTGTAAAGAGGTAAGGTGAGAATCCATAATATCGCTCGCCATCAGCAAAGCAAAATCCCGATATATTCCATTCAAGCAAAAAGGCAAAATCTAAAATATTCGTTTTAAAACTAAAATTACGAGCTTTGTGGGCAGGGTTCGAACTCAATGAATCAGCCCCACCGATAGTACCATAGGTAAAGCTACCCTTGATAGCTAAATATCTATCAGGATTAAAACGAACAAACATACCACCTGCGGGCTGTGTGAGATTAAAATTGATTTTCATATCGCTTAAATCTCCCATATAATGTGTTGAACCTCCCATTATACCAAATTCCAAACTTTGAGACTTAGAAATGTGTACTTTCGTACAAAACATGAGTGTGATTAGTATAC is drawn from Bacteroidota bacterium and contains these coding sequences:
- the gap gene encoding type I glyceraldehyde-3-phosphate dehydrogenase, with protein sequence MKVGINGFGRIGRLVFRAAINNPEVEIVGINDLIDPDYMAYMLKYDSTHGVFKGDVSVANGHLVVNGKTIRVTAEKDPANLKWNEIGAEYIVESTGLFLEKDKAAAHIKAGAKRVVMSAPAKDDTPTFVMGVNHKSYQANMDVVSNASCTTNCLAPIAKVMNDNFVIIEGLMTTVHAVTATQKTVDSPSVKDWRGGRGAYQNIIPSSTGAAKAVGLVIPELKGKLTGMSFRVPTPDVSVVDLTCRIEKGCSMDDIKAAMKAAAAGEMKGILGYTEDAVVSNDFLGDVRTSIFDADASIMLNSNFVKIVSWYDNEMGYSNKLIDLMCHMDTVK
- a CDS encoding phosphatidate cytidylyltransferase; protein product: MSNIVLRAITGTLFVSLMVASTQLPWLFDIICVVFPALCVWELCRMFGYNIWVSIISVVGLFGIIAVRLGYIEQISNYLFTPFIFVFLVVGTASKQKGIKISSITIVGIVYITLSFLFYNNLVHISIDNLKYESIICFDNTYILCMLIFIWINDSFAYLIGRRIGKTPLAPRISPKKTIEGTLGGLVCTILAAIALKYIYTIPDGNWFYVWALLVSISATVGDLIESKVKRIAGVKDSGNLLPGHGGFLDRLDAMLFCSIVSFLFFKFVPLF
- the purH gene encoding bifunctional phosphoribosylaminoimidazolecarboxamide formyltransferase/IMP cyclohydrolase; the encoded protein is MSDNVKINRALISVYYKDGLEPIVKKLHELGVEICSTGGTQTFVEAMGIPVTPVESLTGYPSILGGRVKTLHPGVFGGILGRRENESDVQEMEQLHIKPIDLIIVDLYPFEETVACCSTEADIIEKIDIGGVSLIRAAAKNFQHTVIISSKNDYDYLLEILNRQDGSSTTAERKELAKRAFYTTNHYDGAIFKYFNQEPLAYFSESYNNPTPLRYGENPHQQAAFFGNINDIFEQIQGKEISYNNIVDAEAAVELLAEFAEPACVIIKHTNPCGTAVRATALEAWQAALAGDPVSAFGGIIAINREVDAALAKEIDKIFFEILIAPSFSAEAMEIFASKKNRTLLKLKDFERGNWQYKSVLNGVLVQQKDNKQEQETELNYITNTKPSAAQIEDLLFANRLVKNAKSNTIILAKDKQLLGLGCGMTSRIDALKHALNKAAEFGMDLNGAVMASDAFFPFPDCVELAHQYGIAAIIQPGGSIKDQLSIDYCNKHNLPMVITGYRHFKH
- a CDS encoding TlpA disulfide reductase family protein; the encoded protein is MFKSDSQNLYSEKSDILILDFWYIQCAPCHMAFPKLNEIFEEYKDRKVNIISINPLNNSTKDSIMTNLTISRNKLNFQIGFCANSLTKNLKLQSYPTLYILDKNKKILYSHIGYNETDYKINIKTILDKYLN
- a CDS encoding SRPBCC domain-containing protein — translated: MKDYKKYYIIPAAPDDVYKALTNEATLQLWTGEQAEMITEIGSEFSLWEGSITGKNLEFEEGKKLVQQWYFGEQIEPSIVTIILHPNKDGTSAELRHTNIPDEAYNDIVSGWNENYFGDLQEFYEAE
- a CDS encoding OmpH family outer membrane protein, translating into MLKLKNLSKALLCIALLATGKIASAQKVGFVNYDSILYLLPEIKNVRLQLDSLQQYYSDQLEGQKAELISKSMKLDSNKARMTPKELEIKEGELQQMQQRIQTYSELYRENITQTQESLLKPLNLKVRKVIEEVAKEKGFSSIVDKQVAYYFNPADDLTALVMKKLNIVIPPPMPPGGGIMAPPRR
- a CDS encoding OmpH family outer membrane protein yields the protein MKKILLALCAIALLGSKASAQKFAYVDSEYILSQMPEYRSAQKQLDDLAEQWQKDLDAKMAEIAKMYREYQDEKVLLTEEVRQRRERGIDDKEKAAKDFQKAKFSADGELFKKRMELVKPIQDKVFDAIQKVAKKGGYDFIFDKSGEVVMLYSNAKFDKSDDVLQEMGITPKEEITPKGGGQVPPPNGPKK
- the bamA gene encoding outer membrane protein assembly factor BamA; amino-acid sequence: MKKTKTLTFYIFGLLFSFTMGISSVFAQADEMDTNKNVLEYSQPQLYEIANVDIVGVNFLDKNSLQILSGLNIGKTIKIPGEEISKAIEILWKQNLFEDIKIYLAKVDNGKAWLEIHFVEKPRLSAYATNLSKKDNKKLREELGGFLKTGHIVNENLINKTRNETISYFYKKGYMNTTVDIKEEKDHRKNYVTLKISVTKGKRIKINDIIFTGNQHVSNYKLRQMLKETKKVNWNVFKKSKYIESDFEKDKKAIVEKYLAMGYRDAQIVSDTTYIYSSNKINLQINIEEGHQYFFRYIYWTGNTKYSNNKLDTVLGIKRGDVYNQSLLESRMSMNPSGLDVASLYMDDGYLFYNATPVEVLVENDSIDIEVRMTEGPQAIVNNVTIKGNTKTSDHVILRELYVRPGYKFSRSDVSRSIRELAQLTYFDPEKIGVNPMPNATTGTVDIEFTVEEKSSDQIELSGGYGGFGGLVGVLGLTLNNFSAKKMLKKKEWTPLPGGDGQRLQIRAQSNGSTWRSTNFSFTEPWLGGKRPNSFTISAYRSVQSYSITAQPDAPKLKTTGFTVSLGRRLKKPDDYFTIMNSVNYQRFNNNKFSFGTGKPLPDGIFNDINTSMVISRTSVNEPIYPRSGSDFMFSVQVTVPYSKFTNKNYEALPEAERLKFLEYHKWKFNAKWYTTIFDKLVLATRANFGFIGNYSANKGTPPFNRYSLGGSGLTGFNLDGREVISARGYNDGGSLSVHPDGYPSSIYNRFTMELRFPAVLSPSLTFYGVGFVEAANGYNSFKSYNPFATYRAAGMGIRLFLPMFGLLGLDYAYNFDTNSANPINKWQTHFFLGQQF
- a CDS encoding isoprenyl transferase, which encodes MSLKSQIDLTKIPTHIAIIMDGNGRWAKGKGKFRIFGHQNGVNSVREVCESSAELGVKCLTLYAFSTENWSRPAIEVNALMELLVKTIKHEMPTLQKNKIKLHTMGQLERLPIKCSNALMEACEATKDNDHMDLVLALSYSSKWDIVNAVRKICERVTLGEIKPFEVDEMAINNHLSTAQWPHPELLIRTSGEHRVSNFLLWEIAYSEFYFTETLWPDFTREHLYEALLDYQSRERRFGKTSEQLVANEHEKN